A genomic stretch from Pochonia chlamydosporia 170 chromosome 4, whole genome shotgun sequence includes:
- a CDS encoding SNF7 family protein (similar to Metarhizium robertsii ARSEF 23 XP_007818667.2) yields the protein MDYVSLPKIELHAHLTGSVSRHTLHEIWKKKKASGQTDLDDPLVVMPEGKHDYNLQTFFPLFSSYIYNLITDEESIRYAVNSVLQGFLDDGIVYLELRTTPRSTTNMSAETYITILLNAIEEFEKSHPQMHTRLILSIDRRHSVETAESILELATRLQNSTRGVVGIDLCGDPTARPGGDVSIFTPVFEQASRAGLGITVHFAEAEASGSYEELRTLLSWNPDRLGHVIWEDEAAKKEIAKRELCLELCLSCNVQAEMIHGGFEAHHFKHWKDVKGPKISLGTDDVGVFGSPLSNEYRLVAKHFHLDRSQICALARQGIEGIFGGDQEKERLRQVMWKE from the exons ATGGACTACGTTTCGTTACCGAAGATCGAG TTGCACGCTCATCTAACTGGAAGCGTATCCCGCCATACATTACACGAGAtatggaagaagaagaaggcttcaGGGCAAACAGACCTAGATGATCCACTGGTTGTCATGCCGGAGGGCAAACATGACTATAACCTTCAAAC TTTCTTCCCACTATTCAGCAGCTACATCTACAACCTCATCACAGACGAAGAGTCGATTCGTTATGCCGTAAACAGTGTCCTTCAGGGCTTCCTAGACGATGGAATCGTGTACTTGGAGCTTCGCACCACGCCGCGATCTACGACCAACATGTCTGCAGAGACTTACATCACAATACTCTTAAATGCTATTGAGGAATTTGAAAAATCACACCCACAAatgcacaccagactcattCTCTCTATTGATAGGCGACATTCAGTCGAGACAGCAGAATCTATCCTTGAGCTGGCAACACGCCTGCAAAACTCTACCAGAGGAGTTGTGGGAATTGACCTATGCGGAGACCCAACGGCGCGGCCAGGAGGAGATGTTTCAATCTTCACTCCTGTCTTTGAGCAAGCCTCTAGAGCTGGTCTCGGAATCACTGTTCATTTTGCTGAAGCAGAGGCTAGTGGATCCTACGAAGAATTACGCACACTGCTTTCGTGGAATCCTGACCGATTAGGACATGTTATTTGGGAAGACGAGGCAGCAAAGAAGGAGATTGCGAAGAGGGAGCTATGCCTGGAGCTCTGCTTGAGTTGTAATGTGCAGGCAGAAATGATCCATGGCGGCTTTGAGGCTCATCATTTCAAACATTGGAAGGATGTGAAGGGACCCAAGATTTCTCTTGGT ACAGATGATGTGGGCGTGTTTGGGAGCCCTCTGTCCAACGAATACAGACTGGTAGCAAAGCATTTCCATCTTGATCGGTCTCAAATATGCGCCCTGGCGAGGCAGGGAATTGAGGGCATATTTGGTGGTGACCAAGAAAAAGAGCGGCTGCGGCAAGTCATGTGGAAAGAATGA
- a CDS encoding protein phosphatase 2C (similar to Neosartorya fischeri NRRL 181 XP_001259351.1): MFGGSSNSPGSKTDSESKAEAKPPSPGSSPNANPPAPITTATNPPASGEKRSGNGSPPGRNDTGGSTDKKRRSSGVGSKASSFLASAKNTLNFSQVGRGNSDLSAQTPLQKLGKQDPALAVPQGQHNNSAGESVPGPKSTFRVGVWEDRNKKCRRTMEDTHAFLYNFLATPPPSSDASSKNKSEKNASEGSGKEMVESDNGYFAIFDGHAGTFAADWCGKKLHLILEDIIRKNPNTAIPELLDQTFTTVDTQLEKLPLKNSGCTAAIAVLRWEDRIVNDKPAPGAAKATPKTNETNHPDKDKPSGSPRGRTASASSADVQQKPKGTTSRQRILYTANVGDARIILCRGGRALRLSYDHKGSDENEGKRIANAGGLILNNRVNGVLAVTRALGDAYMKELVTGHPYTTETVIQPDVDEFIIIACDGLWDVCTDQDAVDLVREVQDPITASKQLVDHALSRFSTDNLSCMIVRLDKTTTTAQGQSTTESEAESDHSAAAKVSEAEKIVLDTKQKIAEGTAPAVGVSASNSGRGYDTIPTEGGEFVVTTLRDPVEEETESAVADDDSPEMSVTGTVHSETVDAAAKAEEEPKK; this comes from the exons ATGTTTGGCGGGAGTTCCAACTCTCCGGGATCAAAGACAGACAGCGAATCGAAAGCTGAAGCAAAGCCCCCTTCGCCTGGCTCAAGTCCCAACGCCAATCCCCCGGCTCCCATCACGACGGCTACTAACCCGCCCGCCAGCGGAGAGAAACGCAGTGGGAATGGCAGCCCTCCTGGACGCAATGATACTGGAGGCTCTACAGACAAGAAGCGCAGGAGTAGCGGCGTCgggagcaaggcaagcagcTTTCTTGCCTCGGCGAAAAACACCTTGAACTTCTCCCAGGTTGGTCGCGGCAACTCTGACCTGAGCGCTCAGACGCCACTGCAAAAGCTGGGTAAGCAAGATCCAGCTTTGGCGGTTCCCCAAGGACAACATAACAATTCGGCGGGTGAATCGGTCCCTGGCCCCAAGTCTACATTTCGCGTCGGTGTTTGGGAAGATAGGAATAAAAAATGTCGTCGCACTATGGAAGACACCCACGCCTTCTTGTACAACTTCTTAGCTACGCCTCCGCCTTCTAGCGATGCCTCTTCTAAGAACAAGTCCGAAAAGAATGCTTCTGAAGGTTCTGGTAAAGAGATGGTGGAATCTGATAATGGATACTTTGCAatctttgatggccatgctGGTACTTTCGCCGCAGACTGGTGTGGTAAGAAGCTGCATCTGATTCTCGAAGACATCATCAGGAAGAACCCGAACACCGCTATACCGGAACTGTTGGATCAGACTTTCACTACAGTGGACACGCAGCTGGAAAAGCTTCCTTTGAAAAATAGTGGCTGTACGGCCGCCATTGCTGTCTTGCGATGGGAAGACCGCATCGTCAATGACAAACCTGCTCCGGGGGCGGCGAAAGCAACACCCAAAACGAACGAGACGAACCACCccgacaaggacaagccgTCCGGGTCACCTCGCGGCCGCACAGCGTCCGCATCTTCCGCGGACGTTCAACAGAAGCCCAAGGGAACCACTTCACGGCAACGTATCCTCTACACGGCCAATGTCGGTGACGCGCGCATCATTCTGTGTCGTGGTGGCAGGGCGTTGCGTCTGTCATATGACCACAAAGGAAGTGACGAGAACGAAGGCAAGCGAATTGCGAATGCCGGCGGATTGATCTTGAATAATCGCGTCAACGGCGTTCTTGCAGTGACCCGTGCACTAGGTGACGCATATATGAAGGAATTGGTCACTGGTCATCCATATACTACGGAGACCGTTATACAGCCTGATGTTGacgaattcatcatcattgcatGCGATGGG CTGTGGGATGTTTGCACCGACCAAGACGCTGTCGATCTAGTTCGGGAGGTTCAAGATCCAATTACTGCGTCAAAGCAGCTGGTTGACCATGCCTTGAGTAGATTCAGCACGGACAATTTGTCGTGTATGATTGTCCGTTTGGACAAGACCACCACGACAGCCCAAGGCCAGAGTACAACTGAAAGCGAGGCCGAATCGGACCACAGCGCGGCAGCCAAGGTTAGCGAAGCCGAGAAGATCGTGCTGGATACCAAGCAGAAAATCGCCGAAGGCACCGCACCTGCAGTTGGAGTGTCTGCCAGCAACAGCGGCCGGGGATATGACACGATACCCACAGAAGGGGGTGAATTCGTTGTCACTACACTCAGAGATCCTGTAGAGGAGGAGACAGAGAGCGCAGTCGCCGACGATGATAGTCCTGAAATGTCAGTGACAGGCACGGTCCATTCAGAAACAGTAGACGCAGCGGCCAAAGCTGAGGAGGAGCCCAAGAAGTGA
- a CDS encoding gpi-anchored cell surface glycoprotein (similar to Colletotrichum gloeosporioides Nara gc5 XP_007280697.1), whose translation MSLNGLDDAKVVEAHEAAKAEPGGWFLLKYESRDEIQVLSRGNGGIVEVRNTIAEYDETSPLYGFLKYRRRSVIIKYLPEDCSRIIQARVAVHFNAVCERFSPYDTIFEITTASELKDTKLSAACSLHTASCSTSSSTSSLRRRRLMEIAEEEEEEQRATKRQSVQDADGTRPQSPADRPSTAEPVTLNSELASSPENSKFAASTTSEVPPFVGVDQRPTSPETDLYTYGSYPYSKQKVKLGPRPSVDANGRPQTPGNFRPVSAIPAGFKMFGKGGKKGKGRDRGNSLSSPQEEIASLNFSVAGNPATDDGLERPVTSSGLSISSLPLPETTPKKPTISREKARLMKAMQLREKKKKLSMQPPLDDGPKESEELKNSVDDDTVQEQDEAISCSELEPEKDKRISLSKDDSGVILETVTPMVTVDQTSDLTPLDSHPTSPLIGSSEADHSTKASSISESTDETVQAKEEDQPSEVDDTHAHTPTENDSKEESVANSGSAGDEIISLADDTENEDTPQEHESVTENLDDAAGGPTTIVADIAVEPEDAPEETAEEQLNERDSLENVALPVSKFSANVSPNPNDNKQHLPTSSTEEPVPEPTDPGVSSRKVDDSPALKSKVSAQDLLAAAKAASQPTVVPVPVIPETSLTSTSKTDNLEKLDQSEEYNAKLQQTQDEQVKRKGQVMPIQTTNLQDEGDFEDELQDATLEQATPVTVIQTPVTPSFPSSPLKTQDSHTVRTVSNPVRGNLIVPSDVSQSSARSMSSGAAYLHQITQQQQAGNLVKKSNIGSSISQRIKALEKLSASSGDAPAVPTRERPSSTFFAVKKREPSKSPSVLDRANSFRNQTPPSPERTVESSPEANKRNRIERSGSVTSRLSMFESSPGSRSLAVPSGNSTRGRPESVSVTARIIRDPNQAGQMSFEPSRDLSEYNPLELKQSPLLVNHQAASPGKEQPIVEPPTERITETQENGKSGKSRQSSLSIVKGFMKERRRSVTSDAGNPAYSPTRPDTMHTNSAFSPRLSISSHRSSFSRDRDIVISPTDSGSGDDSKSTNGDKKLSRAGRFMRRLSNLSGSRSKNNLSAISTSTTKEEIQEPIQSRPSTTGTPTIVSYMGDVNVQFPDNLLWKRRNMSLDSQGFLILSALPAQNGRPAQGTKRYHLSEFRSPYTPDVEVQELPNSVVLDFIEGSGIQVACEDRAGQLRVLHTLQEAHATRGTTYAL comes from the exons ATGTCGCTCAATGGTCTCGATGACGCCAAAGTGGTAGAAGCGCACGAGGCTGCCAAAGCCGAACCTGGTGGCTG GTTTCTTCTAAAGTACGAGAGCCGAGATGAGATTCAAGTTCTTAGCCGCGGAAATGGTGGAATAGTCGAGGTGCGCAACACTATTGCCGAATATGATGAGACGAGTCCTCTATACGGCTTCTTGAAATatcggaggaggagcgtgATTATCAAATACCTGCCCGAGGATTGCTCAAGGATAATTCAAG CTCGCGTTGCAGTACACTTCAACGCTGTTTGCGAAAGATTTTCTCCCTACGACACCATCTTCGAAATAACAACTGCTAGCGAGCTGAAAGACACGAAACTTTCTGCAGCATGTTCTTTGCACACCGCCTCTtgctcaacttcatcatctACAAGCTCTTTGCGTCGGAGACGACTTATGGAGAtcgccgaggaggaagaggaagaacaGCGAGCCACGAAACGCCAGTCCGTGCAAGACGCCGACggaaccagaccacaatCTCCTGCCGATCGACCTTCAACAGCTGAGCCCGTTACACTGAACTCGGAGCTCGCATCTTCTCCCGAGAATAGCAAGTTCGCTGCGTCGACGACTTCTGAAGTTCCCCCGTTTGTTGGCGTCGACCAACGCCCTACTTCGCCCGAGACTGATTTGTACACCTATGGCTCATACCCATATAGCAAACAAAAAGTGAAGTTAGGCCCACGCCCTTCAGTTGATGCCAATGGTAGACCGCAAACTCCGGGAAATTTTCGGCCAGTGTCGGCTATCCCTGCTGGGTTCAAGATGTTTGGTAAAggtggcaagaagggcaagggcagGGACCGAGGAAACTCTCTCTCTTCACCCCAAGAAGAGATTGCAAGCCTCAATTTCTCGGTGGCCGGCAACCCTGCTACGGACGATGGGTTGGAGAGACCAGTTACTAGCTCCGGCTTATCCATTAGCTCGTTACCATTGCCTGAAACCacgccaaagaagccaaCGATTAGCCGGGAGAAGGCCAGGTTGATGAAAGCTATGCAGTTgcgagagaagaagaagaaactgAGCATGCAGCCGCCCCTCGACGACGGCCCCAAAGAGAGTGAGGAACTGAAGAATTCTGTGGATGACGACACTGTGCAGGAACAGGACGAGGCAATATCCTGCTCTGAACTCGAGCCAGAGAAAGACAAGCGCATTTCCCTGAGTAAGGACGACTCTGGTGTCATACTGGAGACGGTGACTCCGATGGTGACTGTCGACCAGACTTCGGATCTGACACCCCTAGATTCTCACCCGACAAGCCCTCTTATTGGTTCCTCCGAGGCGGATCATTCTACGAAAGCTTCGTCCATTTCCGAGTCGACGGATGAAACCGtccaagcaaaagaagaggaCCAGCCATCGGAAGTGGACGATACGCATGCCCATACACCAACTGAGAACGACTCCAAGGAAGAATCGGTTGCCAATAGTGGTTCAGCTGGAGATGAGATTATTTCTCTTGCGGATGACACAGAAAATGAAGACACCCCCCAAGAGCATGAGAGCGTAACTGAAAACTTGGACGACGCCGCTGGTGGCCCGACGACAATAGTTGCAGATATTGCTGTGGAGCCTGAGGACGCCCCTGAAGAAACTGCCGAGGAACAGCTTAATGAGCGAGATAGCTTAGAGAACGTTGCATTACCGGTCTCTAAGTTCTCAGCTAATGTTTCTCCAAACCCCAATGACAATAAGCAACATCTTCCTACATCCTCAACGGAGGAACCTGTCCCAGAACCAACTGATCCCGGTGTCTCGTCAAGAAAAGTTGATGACTCTCCCGCGTTGAAATCAAAAGTTTCAGCACAGGATCTTCTTGCCGCCGCAAaagcagcttctcaaccaACTGTCGTACCAGTCCCCGTCATTCCGGAAACCTCTCTGACGTCGACCTCCAAAACGGACAACCTAGAGAAGCTTGACCAGAGTGAAGAATACAATGCCAAACTACAGCAAACACAGGACGAGCAGGTTAAGCGCAAAGGGCAAGTTATGCCCATACAAACAACGAATCTGCAAGACGAGGGAGATTTTGAGGATGAGCTGCAGGACGCAACTCTGGAGCAAGCTACGCCGGTGACGGTCATCCAGACTCCCGTCACCCCCAGCTTTCCTTCGAGTCCTTTAAAGACGCAGGATAGCCACACAGTTAGAACGGTATCGAACCCTGTGCGTGGCAACCTCATAGTCCCGTCAGACGTCAGCCAGTCATCAGCGAGGTCCATGAGCTCTGGCGCTGCCTATTTGCACCAGATcactcaacaacagcaagctgGTAACTTGGTCAAGAAGTCCAATATTGGCTCAAGCATTTCTCAACGAATCAAGGCCCTCGAGAAGCTTTCTGCATCATCAGGGGATGCACCAGCAGTGCCGACGAGAGAACGGCCGTCGTCAACCTTTTTCGCCGTGAAGAAGCGAGAGCCATCCAAATCACCATCCGTTCTAGACAGGGCAAACTCTTTCCGAAACCAAACTCCTCCATCGCCGGAACGAACTGTAGAATCTTCGCCAGAAGCAAACAAGCGAAATCGTATTGAACGATCAGGCTCAGTAACTAGCCGTCTGTCCATGTTTGAATCATCTCCAGGGTCACGAAGCCTTGCCGTGCCGAGCGGAAACTCTACACGTGGCCGCCCCGAATCTGTTTCTGTTACTGCGCGTATCATCCGTGACCCAAACCAAGCCGGACAAATGAGCTTCGAGCCCTCTCGGGACCTTTCTGAGTATAATCCTCTCGAGCTGAAACAGTCACCACTTTTGGTGAACCACCAGGCCGCCTCTCCGGGAAAAGAGCAGCCCATTGTCGAGCCGCCAACAGAGCGCATAACCGAAACACAGGAGAACGGCAAGTCAGGCAAGTCTCGACAGTCGTCTCTCAGCATTGTGAAAGGCTTCATGAAGGAAAGACGTAGGTCGGTGACTTCGGACGCCGGAAACCCCGCGTATTCGCCAACTCGACCAGATACAATGCACACAAATTCTGCCTTCTCACCCCGGCTGTCTATTAGCAGCCACCGCTCATCCTTCAGTAGGGACCGTGATATTGTCATATCACCTACAGATTCGGGATCCGGAGACGATAGCAAGTCAACTAATGGAGACAAGAAGCTGTCTCGGGCTGGTCGTTTCATGCGACGCCTGTCCAATCTCTCTGGTTCGCGTTCCAAGAACAACCTCTCCGCCAtatcaacatccacaaccaaGGAGGAAATCCAAGAACCTATTCAATCGCGCCCATCAACAACTGGAACGCCTACTATTGTGTCGTATATGGGAGACGTGAATGTTCAGTTCCCAGACAACCTCCTGTGGAAGCGTAGGAATATGAGCCTGGATTCTCAAGGTTTTCTCATCCTGAGCGCGCTACCTGCTCAAAATGGCCGACCTGCCCAAGGGACGAAGCGATACCACCTCAGTGAATTCCGCAGCCCCTACACCCCAGACGTGGAGGTGCAAGAACTTCCCAACAGCGTGGTTTTAGATTTTATTGAAGGCTCAGGCATTCAAGTTGCATGCGAGGATCGCGCTGGACAATTGAGAGTGTTGCACA CTCTTCAAGAAGCCCATGCCACCCGCGGCACCACCTATGCGCTCTAA
- a CDS encoding C6 transcription factor (similar to Neosartorya fischeri NRRL 181 XP_001259354.1), which produces MAQPHYGAGTSASSPSVSATPGAAQQSHQTGSSSGAGDTPAKQQQSQSQQQSSAANAQHKRVYQACIPCRRRKVRCDLGSVDNPHDPPCVRCRRESKECYFSATRRKRKTDDDEGSDVDEYIIRNGRKRIHATGSPPPPRLDRRFYSDVPLTPGGSHGRSQPLRRPDGNKPRQRRDSELDGDGDANLENLEAQQAMRRAVYNPHDALDLLYKAATDSPAANNHGREGSIASATTAPTHQPTPQDNPNRDIPRPRTMSTAKPEAEHHLPQRQFDDHRPQQTQQQPVDPILVQPPALRAQPGYAEALRAWSRFRFVRAGWFTAQEAIEYVDYYYKFLSPMTPISPPTFSDPASHMTLLTEEPILTVTLLTIASRYRQMPGTGGHCRSHAIPEQLWTYLRGMIERCLWGQEAFGGGFCGSGGPGSSSMIMEEADTSSTAPWRGMRKGSLRTLGTIESLLILTEWHPRALHFPPQEATDELMLPDYNAPATSSDDPSKNVGAGFGGKRIESWLEPAWRSDRMCWMLLSTAMGLGYELGVFDDIDEMLKDDTITRPEYLDEAYRTRANRIKRLLLIYTSQLAGRLGWTSMTPEHLRKADPAVARRRTATNEGNTPSTSSMANGFNYVPDLELDDQIIHCWAGISNAMHVGNEKLFRSRKYTTEIIQTGRYVELLREYSPLLRDWYREFELFRLPQFIRHILTIEYEYVRIYVNSLSLQAVVERCTNNAGQNANGNNANGQAANGPTQLSPQTMINYGKLPLGQLGGFTINDQEYVREVVSGCRNLLRTVVEGLLPGGYLKHAPVRTYFRIISGAMFLLKTFALGAPRSDVKLSIELMDATVEALRNCVVDDVHLGIRFADLLETLTSRLRNRFIQAPTMQQGSGKDQSPLPEGTNIASSAAAGTHGGDHTANWVGKHAQKLREGLTGQYRPASPGAEGNNISATPFDLSTGNFPYPGASSIGPSTPAAHVENNGAPPPPSGMDMHLFEGWDNPGNEMWYLPPGPAFFQNMGDSSVAMTAEGVNVGGLDLLEYMAMDPVQFSSIDGPGSTNGNAGTQG; this is translated from the exons ATGGCCCAACCTCACTACGGTGCTGGCACTTCTGCATCAAGCCCCAGTGTCTCTGCGACGCCTGGTGCTGCCCAGCAATCGCACCAGACGGGGTCGTCATCCGGAGCTGGAGACACGCCAGCCAAGCAACAGCAGTCTCAGTCTCAGCAGCAATCCTCAGCCGCGAATGCTCAACATAAGCGAGTTTACCAAGCCTGTATTccctgccgccgccgcaagGTACGATGTGACTTGGGCAGCGTCGACAATCCTCACGACCCGCCATGTGTGCGTTGTCGTCGAGAGAGCAAAGAGTGCTACTTCTCTGCCACTCGccgcaagcgcaagaccgatgacgacgaaggCAGCGATGTTGATGAGTACATAATCCGCAACGGACGCAAAAGGATTCATGCCACTGGGAGCCCGCCGCCTCCACGTCTCGACCGTCGCTTCTACAGCGACGTCCCTCTTACGCCAGGCGGCTCTCATGGCCGGAGCCAACCGCTACGACGGCCTGATGGTaacaagccaaggcagcGTAGAGACTCCGAGctcgatggtgatggcgacgcGAATCTGGAGAACCTCGAGGCCCAGCAAGCTATGCGCCGTGCAGTGTACAACCCCCATGATGCGCTAGACCTACTCTACAAGGCTGCAACCGATAG TCCCGCTGCGAACAACCATGGACGTGAGGGAAGTATCGCCTCGGCCACAACGGCACCAACTCATCAGCCCACGCCTCAAGACAACCCAAATAGAGACATTCCGAGACCGAGGACCATGTCCACAGCCAAGCCTGAAGCCGAACACCACCTGCCACAACGCCAGTTCGACGATCACCGACCCCAGCAGACACAGCAACAGCCTGTTGATCCCATTCTGGTACAGCCGCCAGCTTTGAGAGCCCAACCTGGATATGCAGAAGCCCTACGTGCATGGTCACGATTTCGGTTTGTGCGAGCTGGCTGGTTCACCGCCCAAGAGGCCATAGAATATGTTGACTA CTACTATAAGTTCCTCTCGCCTATGACACCAATTTCTCCGCCGACCTTTAGCGACCCTGCGTCTCATATGACCCTCCTTACCGAAGAACCAATTCTCACTGTTACTCTCCTCACAATTGCTTCCAGATATCGCCAAATGCCTGGGACTGGTGGCCACTGTCGATCACACGCCATTCCAGAACAGCTTTGGACATATCTGCGAGGCATGATTGAGCGCTGTCTTTGGGGCCAGGAAGCGTTCGGTGGCGGATTCTGCGGCTCTGGTGGCCCTGGTTCTTCATCAATGAtcatggaggaggcggataCTAGCAGCACTGCGCCATGGCGTGGCATGAGGAAAGGTAGTCTGCGAACGCTGGGCACCATTGAGTCGTTACTGATTCTCACCGAGTGGCATCCCCGTGCATTGCATTTTCCACCCCAAGAAGCCACCGATGAGCTCATGCTGCCTGATTACAATGCGCCAGCAACGTCCTCTGATGACCCAAGTAAGAACGTCGGCGCTGGCTTTGGTGGGAAGCGAATTGAGAGCTGGCTCGAACCTGCGTGGAGAAGCGATCGCATGTGTTGGATGCTTCTCAGTACGGCGATGGGTCTGGGGTATGAGTTGGGAGTgtttgacgacattgatGAGATGCTAAAAGACGATACCATTACGCGGCCCGAGTACCTCGACGAAGCCTACAGAACGAGGGCCAACCGCATCAAGCGTTTGCTACTCATCTATACCTCCCAGCTGGCTGGTCGATTAGGCTGGACAAGTATGACTCCAGAACACCTTCGCAAAGCCGACCCTGCCGTGGCAAGGCGTCGCACGGCGACCAATGAAGGAAACACCCCGAGCACATCTTCCATGGCCAATGGTTTCAACTACGTGCCGGATCTAGAACTCGATGATCAAATCATCCACTGCTGGGCCGGCATCAGCAATGCCATGCATGTAGGCAACGAGAAACTTTTCCGTTCCAGGAAATACACCACAGAAATTATCCAGACGGGACGATATGTCGAGCTGCTGAGAGAGTACAGCCCCTTGCTGAGGGATTGGTACAGGGAATTTGAGCTTTTCCGCCTACCCCAGTTTATCAGGCATATTCTGACAATTGAGTACGAGTATGTCAGAATTTACGTCAActctctgtctcttcagGCAGTCGTAGAGCGATGCACCAATAATGCTGGACAGAATGCCAACGGGAACAACGCGAACGGACAAGCTGCCAACGGCCCAACTCAATTGTCACCACAAACCATGATCAACTATGGCAAGCTGCCTCTGGGCCAACTTGGTGGCTTTACCATTAACGATCAAGAGTACGTCCGGGAGGTGGTAAGCGGATGTCGAAACCTTTTGCGCACCGTAGTTGAGGGCCTATTGCCAGGCGGCTACCTCAAGCATGCGCCGGTCCGCACCTACTTCCGTATCATCAGCGGAGCCATGTTTCTGTTGAAGACCTTTGCTTTGGGAGCGCCACGATCAGACGTCAAGCTCAGCATTGAACTTATGGATGCTACTGTAGAAGCACTACGAAACTGCGTTGTGGACGATGTGCATCTGGGCATCCGGTTTGCCGATCTTCTCGAGACGCTGACGAGTCGTCTGAGGAATAGGTTTATCCAGGCGCCGACTATGCAACAGGGGTCTGGGAAAGACCAGAGCCCATTACCCGAGGGCACCAACATCGCCAGTTCTGCAGCAGCCGGGACCCATGGCGGCGACCACACAGCAAACTGGGTAGGCAAACATGCTCAGAAATTGCGTGAAGGTCTCACTGGTCAAT ACCGCCCCGCGTCTCCTGGCGCCGAAGGCAACAATATCTCAGCTACGCCATTCGACTTGTCTACTGGCAATTTCCCCTACCCAGGTGCATCTTCCATTGGGCCATCCACGCCAGCAGCGCATGTTGAAAACAAtggagctcctcctcctcccagcGGCATGGACATGCATCTTTTCGAAGGCTGGGACAACCCAGGAAACGAGATGTGGTACCTGCCACCAGGGCCCGCCTTCTTCCAAAACATGGGAGATAGTTCGGTTGCCATGACTGCTGAAGGTGTAAACGTTGGTGGCTTGGACCTGTTGGAGTACATGGCCATGGATCCAGTGCAATTCTCTAGTATCGATGGTCCCGGTTCGACAAACGGAAATGCTGGCACGCAAGGCTAA
- a CDS encoding SAS complex, SAS5 subunit/transcription initiation factor IID, subunit 14 (similar to Metarhizium robertsii ARSEF 23 XP_007818663.2), with amino-acid sequence MPPRTRKNANDLKRKVKVVTEQHVIDKPSPVEEFPMREWSLKLHLLDEEGNERPADVFTKVVYNLHPTFENPTQTFTKPPFLCSNEGWGEFEISIDCYTTEKTKLAPIIHDLNFLQERYEATHTVTFKNPSQALQERLRETGPLPNDDERQKKKSVASKKGGQKYDYEKIAEALEKLDEEDLLRVIQLINENKGPDTYIRSDVEAGEFSIDLYTMPDLLTTKLWEHLSKKGLVN; translated from the exons ATGCCGCCTCGGACGAGGAAGAATGCTAACGATTTGAAGAGGAAAGTTAAGGTCGTCACCGAACAACATGTCAT TGACAAGCCTTCTCCAGTGGAGGAGTTTCCTATGAGAGAATGGAGTCTGAAATTGCACCTGttggacgaagaaggcaacGAGCGACCTGCCGACGTGTTTACCAAGGTCGTCTACAACTTGCACCCGACCTTTGAGAATCCCACCCAAA CCTTTACCAAACCCCCATTCCTCTGTAGCAACGAAGGGTGGGGTGAGTTTGAAATAAGCATCGATTGCTACACGACTGAGAAGACGAAACTGGCTCCTATTATCCACGACTTGAACTTCCTGCAGGAGAGGTACGAGGCCACACACACAGTGACCTTCAAGAACCCATCGCAAGCTTTGCAGGAAAGATTGCGCGAAACTGGCCCGCTACCCAACGACGATGAgcgccaaaagaagaagagcgTCGCAAGCAAGAAGGGCGGTCAAAAATACGACTATGAGAAGATTGCTGAGGCACTGGAAAAgctcgacgaggaggattTGCTGCGCGTCATTCAGCTCATTAATGAGAACAAGGGACCGGATACCTACATACGGAGTGATGTTGAAG CCGGAGAGTTTTCTATTGACTTGTATACAATGCCGGATTTGCTGACAACAAAATTGTGGGAACATCTG TCAAAGAAGGGACTGGTTAATTAA